The following are encoded in a window of Cucurbita pepo subsp. pepo cultivar mu-cu-16 chromosome LG12, ASM280686v2, whole genome shotgun sequence genomic DNA:
- the LOC111807324 gene encoding cysteine-rich repeat secretory protein 3-like isoform X1, whose amino-acid sequence MKSQMYSYSKPFLFFLFFLVFLVYVACLVESGSDYTTLVYKGCAKQGFSDPNGVYSQALAALFGSLVSQSAKGSKFYKTTSGTAGTAITGLFQCRGDLRNSDCYNCVSKLPELADSLCGRTIAARVQLSGCYLVYEFPGFTQISGFEMLYKTCGATNIAGSGFEERRDTGLSVLENGVVSGHGFYTTNYQSLYVLAQCEGDLGDSDCGECVKHAVQRAQVECGSSISGQVYLYRCFISYSYYPNGVPTRSSTPSSSSSSSYSSSPSGMGQNTGKTVAVILGGAAGVGFVVMFLLFIRGLKKKHDDY is encoded by the exons ATGAAATCCCAGATGTATTCTTACTCCAAAcccttcttgttcttcttgttcttccttgtATTCCTTGTTTATGTTGCTTGTTTGGTTGAATCTGGTTCTGATTACACCACTTTGGTCTACAAGGGCTGCGCCAAACAAGGATTCTCAGATCCAAATGGCGTTTATTCACAAGCCCTTGCTGCTCTGTTTGGCTCTTTAGTTTCACAATCTGCCAAAGGTTCAAAGTTTTACAAAACCACTTCCGGCACCGCCGGAACTGCCATCACTGGCCTCTTCCAGTGTCGAGGGGACCTCAGGAACTCTGATTGCTATAACTGTGTAAGTAAGCTCCCGGAATTGGCTGATAGTCTGTGCGGCAGAACCATTGCCGCTAGAGTTCAGCTGTCGGGCTGCTATTTGGTGTATGAGTTTCCTGGGTTTACTCAGATTTCAGGGTTTGAAATGCTGTATAAAACTTGTGGGGCTACGAACATTGCTGGAAGTGGGTTTGAGGAGAGGAGGGACACGGGTTTGTCTGTGTTGGAGAATGGCGTGGTGAGTGGCCATGGATTTTACACTACTAACTATCAATCTCTGTATGTGTTGGCGCAATGTGAGGGAGATTTGGGGGATTCGGATTGTGGAGAGTGTGTGAAGCATGCTGTCCAGAGAGCTCAGGTTGAATGTGGGAGCTCAATTTCAGGGCAAGTTTATTTGTATAGGTGCTTCATCAGCTACAGTTACTACCCAAATGGGGTTCCTACGAGATCGTCCACTccctcgtcttcttcttcttcatcatatTCTTCATCTCCATCAG GGATGGGGCAAAACACAGGGAAGACAGTGGCAGTGATATTAGGAGGAGCAGCAGGAGTGGGATTTGTGGTCATGTTCTTGCTTTTCATCAGaggtttgaagaagaaacatgaTG ATTATTGA
- the LOC111807324 gene encoding cysteine-rich repeat secretory protein 3-like isoform X2 — MKSQMYSYSKPFLFFLFFLVFLVYVACLVESGSDYTTLVYKGCAKQGFSDPNGVYSQALAALFGSLVSQSAKGSKFYKTTSGTAGTAITGLFQCRGDLRNSDCYNCVSKLPELADSLCGRTIAARVQLSGCYLVYEFPGFTQISGFEMLYKTCGATNIAGSGFEERRDTGLSVLENGVVSGHGFYTTNYQSLYVLAQCEGDLGDSDCGECVKHAVQRAQVECGSSISGQVYLYRCFISYSYYPNGVPTRSSTPSSSSSSSYSSSPSGIYL, encoded by the exons ATGAAATCCCAGATGTATTCTTACTCCAAAcccttcttgttcttcttgttcttccttgtATTCCTTGTTTATGTTGCTTGTTTGGTTGAATCTGGTTCTGATTACACCACTTTGGTCTACAAGGGCTGCGCCAAACAAGGATTCTCAGATCCAAATGGCGTTTATTCACAAGCCCTTGCTGCTCTGTTTGGCTCTTTAGTTTCACAATCTGCCAAAGGTTCAAAGTTTTACAAAACCACTTCCGGCACCGCCGGAACTGCCATCACTGGCCTCTTCCAGTGTCGAGGGGACCTCAGGAACTCTGATTGCTATAACTGTGTAAGTAAGCTCCCGGAATTGGCTGATAGTCTGTGCGGCAGAACCATTGCCGCTAGAGTTCAGCTGTCGGGCTGCTATTTGGTGTATGAGTTTCCTGGGTTTACTCAGATTTCAGGGTTTGAAATGCTGTATAAAACTTGTGGGGCTACGAACATTGCTGGAAGTGGGTTTGAGGAGAGGAGGGACACGGGTTTGTCTGTGTTGGAGAATGGCGTGGTGAGTGGCCATGGATTTTACACTACTAACTATCAATCTCTGTATGTGTTGGCGCAATGTGAGGGAGATTTGGGGGATTCGGATTGTGGAGAGTGTGTGAAGCATGCTGTCCAGAGAGCTCAGGTTGAATGTGGGAGCTCAATTTCAGGGCAAGTTTATTTGTATAGGTGCTTCATCAGCTACAGTTACTACCCAAATGGGGTTCCTACGAGATCGTCCACTccctcgtcttcttcttcttcatcatatTCTTCATCTCCATCAG GAATCTACTTATGA